The Alcaligenes aquatilis genome contains the following window.
TACTTTGGGGAAACCGAGGATCTTGGCAGTACCGTGTGTCAGCAGTAAATAGCCTGTGACAAAGCGCAGCAGGCTAAGGATGCGAGGAGTCCAGCTGGAAGTAAGGGCGCTCATGTGTTTTCCTTTGGAAAGTTGACAGTATCGGTAAAACAGCACCTGACCCGGGGAAGTGACATCGTTTCGATGTCAGCCTGGAGCTGGTCCCGCCCGTTCAAGGTCCAGACAGGCATCGGGTTGGCACTTTTTTTAGATTAATCAATTACTATCAGGAAATAAACAGGCCTATTTTCATTAGTTACTTTCTTATTAGGAAAGCATGGATACGATTCAGAGTTTGCGGGTGTTCAGAGAGATCGTGGTGGCGGGCAGTTTTGCCGCGGCGGCGCAACGTCTGGACATGTCAGCGCCTATGGTCAGCAAACACCTGGCCAATCTGGAAAAACAGCTAGGCACCCGCTTGCTCCATCGCAGCAGCCGTCGTTTGAGTCTGACAGAATTGGGGCAGACTTACTTTGACTATTGCCTGCAGGCGCTCGATACCCTGGAACGCGGGCAGCAGGCTTTGTCGGGTTCAGGGCATCAGCCGCAAGGGGCCTTGCGGGTGACGGCTCCGGTGTGGTTTGCAAATCGCAAAGTGGCGCAGTTGTTGCACGATTACCAAACACGCTTTCCGGAAGTGACTCTGGATATGAGCCTGAGCAATCACAAAGTGGATTTGGTGGCGGAAGGTTTTGATCTGGCTCTGCGGGTGATGCGCGAGCCTGCCCCGCATCAGATTGCGCGTCTTATTTGCCCCATGCCTTTTCATCTGGTGGCCAGCCCGGCGTTTGTTGCCCAGCACGGCATGCCGCGTAACTGTGCTGAGGTGATGCGTTTGCCTGCTATCAGTCCCAGTTATTTGCAGCAGCCCAGCTTCGAGCTGTTAGGGCCGGACGGGCCGGAGTCCTTGCGCCTGAATCCTTTTATGCGCTCGGACAACACGAACCTGACCTATTACAGCGCCTTGGGCGGAGCAGGGTTGGCCTATTTGCCCCAGTGGCTGGTCATGGATGATCTGAACAGTGGTCGTTTGGTCCGCTTGCTACCTGATTACACCGAAGAGCGGCAACAACTGCATGCCGTCTATGCCAGTCGTCGCTATTTGACACCTAAAGTGCGCAGTTTTATCGACTTCTTGTTAGAAGAACTGGCCGAACCTGCCAAGTGATGGCGCACAACACGCTAAAATGCTGTTCGTCTCTATCTTTTTCATACTCTGTCATGTCGGCTACTAACGATAATCGTCGCAATTTTGTGCGCTTTTCCCTGGAACAGGGAGTGCTGCGCTTTGGGGAATTCAAGGTCAAGTCTGGCCGTTTGAGTCCTTACTTCTTCAATGCCGGCCTGTTCAATACGGGACGTAGTGTGGGTCAACTGGCCCGTTTCTATGCCCAGGCTTTACTGGATTCGGGCGTGTCGTTTGACATGCTGTTCGGGCCTGCCTACAAAGGGATTCCTTTGGCTGCCGCGACCTCGATTGCCCTGGCTGAGCATCCTCAAATTGGTGATCGTGACGTGCCCTTTGCCTTCAACCGCAAAGAAGCCAAAGACCACGGCGAAGGCGGTACCCTGGTGGGAGCACCCTTGCAAGGCAAGGTCGTGATTATTGATGACGTGATCACAGCGGGTACGTCCGTGCGTGAATCCATGCAGATCATCAAGGCGGCGGGTGCAGAGCCTGCTGCGGTGCTGATTGCTCTGGATCGCATGGAACGCGCTGGTAATGACCAGGAACTGTCCGCACATTCTGCTGTGCAGGAAGTGGAACAGACTTACGGTATTCCCGTGATCAGCATTGCTTCGCTGGCTGACATCATGGCGGTATTGGCAGACGATACGACCTTGGCCGCTCATGCTCCCCAGGTGAAAGCCTACCGTGATCGCTACGGCGTCTGATCTCCCGCGTTTGTTAAGCAGGATTCAGTAGTAAAAAAAACACCAGGCCTTGGCCTGGTGTTTTTGTATCCGCTAAGCGCAGAGTCCGGACTTAAGCGTCCAGCTTTTGCTTGAGCATTTCATTGATTTGCTGCGGATTGGCCTTGCCCTTGGCAACCTTCATCACCTGGCCGACCAAGGCGTTGAAGGCCTTGGGTTTACCGGCACGGTGCTGTTCGACGATGCTGGGGTTGGCGGCCAGTACTTCGTCCACCATGGCCTCAATGGCACCCACATCGTTGATCTGCTTCAAGCCACGGGCGTCGATAATGGCATCTACATCGCCATTGAGCTCGCCATCCCACTGCGCCGCAAAGACATCGCGGGCAATCTTGTTGGAGATGGTGCCGTCAGCAATACGGGCAATCAGCTGAGCCAATTGTGCCGGGCTGACTTTGGACTGTTCGATGCTGATTTCTTCACGGTTCAAGGCAGCCGACAGCTCGCCCAGCACCCAGTTGGCAGCCAGTTTGGCATTGGCGCTGGAACCTGCTTGCAAGATGGCTTCAAAGAAGTCGGAAGTGGCGCGGTCTACCGTCAGTTGCGAGGCGTCGTAACGGCTCAGTTCAAACTCTTGCTCGAAGCGGGCCTGTTTCTGGGCGGGCAGTTCAGGCATGTTCTGACGAACCTGCTCGATCCATTCTTCACTGATAAACAGAGGTGGCAGGTCAGGGTCGGGGAAGTAGCGGTAATCGTGTGCATCTTCCTTGCTGCGCATGCTGCGGGTCTCATCGCGATCTGAGTCGTACAGGCGGGTTTCCTGAATGACCTTGCCACCGTCTTCGATCAGTTCGATCTGGCGACGTGCTTCGTATTGAATGGCACGTTCCAGGAAGCGGAAGGAGTTGATGTTTTTCAGTTCGCAACGGGTGCCAAATTCTTTCTGGCCTTTGGGGCGCACCGATACGTTGGCATCGACGCGGAACGAGCCTTCCTGCATATTGCCGTCGCAAATACCCAGCCAGACTACCAGGCTGTGCAAGGCGCGGGCATAGCCCACGGCTTCAGCAGCCGAGCGCATTTCAGGTTCGGACACGATCTCCAGCAGCGGAGTGCCTGCTCGGTTCAAGTCGATCCCGGTGCTGGACTCGCCGTAAGGACCACGGAAGTTTTCATGCAGGGATTTACCGGCATCTTCTTCCAGGTGGGCGCGTGTCAGATTGATGGTTTTTTCTTCGCCATCCAGCATGAAGCTGACTGTGCCGCCGCTGACGACGGGGATTTCCATCTGGCTGATCTGGTAGTTCTTGGGTAGATCAGGGTAGAAGTAGTTTTTGCGCTCGAACACGGAACGTGGCGCAATGTGGCCACCAACGGCCAGACCCAGACGGATCGCCCGTTCGGCAGCACCACGGTTAAAGACGGGCAGCGCGCCAGGCAGGGCCATATCGACTTCGTTGGCTTGCGTGTTGGGCAAGGCTCCAAAGCGGGTGCTGCTGCTGGAGAAGATTTTGGATTCGGTCGAGAGCTGGGTATGGGTTTCCAGCCCGATCACAATTTCCCATTCCATTATTGTTGTCCTGGTTGACGTTGATGCCAGTCGGTGACTTGCTGGAAGCGGTCGGCAAAGGCCAGCAATTGGCCTTCACGGAAGTAGTTGCCAATGATTTGCAGGCCGATGGGCAAGGGGCGCTCATCGTTACTGAAGCCGCAAGGAATGGACATGGCGGGCAGGCCAGCCAGACTGACGCCCAGCGTGTAGACATCGCCCAGCCAGTCGGTAGTGGGGTCCTCGATGGTGGCACCCAGCTTGCGGCCCAGGGCCGGTGTGACGGGGCCAAGGATCAGGTCGCACTGTTCAAAGGCTTTTTGGAAGTCGTCCACAATCATGCGGCGTACGCGTTGGGCTTGCAGATAGTAGGCGTCGTAGTAGCCGTGCGAGAGCACGTAAGTGCCAACCAGAATGCGGCGCACCACCTCAGGGCCAAAACCTTCCGAGCGCGAACGCGAGATCATGCTGTTCAGGTCGGTGTACTGGCTGGCGCGGTGGCCAAAGCGTACACCGTCAAAGCGTGACAGGTTGGTTGAGGCCTCAGCGGGGCTGATGACGTAATACGTAGGGACAGACAGCTCGGTCAGGGGCAGTTGCACGGTGACACGTTCTGCACCCAGGCTTTCGTAGGTTTTCAGGGCGGCTTCGATGGCGTCGGCAACGACCGGGTCCAGGCCGGGGCCAAAGAACTGGGCGGGCACACCAATACGCAGGCCTTTCAGTGGCTGACTGCCTTGGGCTTCTTGCTGCGACTGTTGCTGTTCAAATTGCTGACGAATCCGCGCGCCGTTATTGGGCTGATCGTCGCAAAATTCCAGACTGGTAGCATCTTGGGGGTCGAAACCGCACATGGTCTCCAGCAGATCGAGCAAGTCGCGGGCATTACGGGCGATAGGGCCGGCCTGATCCAGGCTGGAGCCGTAAGCAATGATGCCAAAGCGGGAAATCGTGCCGTAGGTGGGCTTGATGCCGCTGACACCGCACAGGGCGGCAGGCTGGCGAATCGAGCCGCCGGTATCGGTTGCGCTTGCACCAGCTACCAGACCAGCGGCCACCGCAGCGGCGGAACCACCTGACGAACCACCGGGCACCATGGTGTGATCCCAGGGGTTACGTACGGGACCGAATACCGAGCTTTCGTTGCGCGAACCCATGGCGAACTCGTCACAGTTCAGTTTGCCCAGCGAGACAGCACCGGCTGCCTGCAGCTTGGTCACCACCGTCGCGTCAAAGGGGCTGACATAGCCTTTCAGCATTTTGCTGCAGGCGGTGGTCTGCCAATCCTTGGTGACAAACAAATCTTTGTGGGCGATCGGGATGCCGGTCAGTGGACCGGCCTTGCCTTGGGCAATCAGGGCATCGGCGGCATCGGCCTGTGCCAGGGTCAGGGCGGCGTCTTGCTGAACAAAGGCATTGAGCTCTTTTTGACGGGCGCTGTTGTCCAGGGCTTGCTGGGCCAGCTCGCGGGCACTGACGGTTTTGTTTTGCAGAGCGAGTCGCAGCGCTGCAATAGTCGCGAATTCAGGGGTAAAAGACATGGTTTTGCTTTATTCGATGACCGTGGGCACCAGAAACAGGCCATCCTGCTCGGCGGGGGCGTTGCGCATCATGGCCTGGCGGCTTTCTACCGTTCCGCAAGGCAGGGCCTTGTCCTCGCGCAGACGCAGACTGATCTGCTGGCGGGCGGACAAAGGGTGGGCCATCGGCTCAACGCCTTGAGTATCAACGGTTTGCAAGGTCTGGATCAGGCCCAGGATGCGCGTCAAATCGTGCTCGACCTGGGAGGCTTGTTCAGCAGAAAGATCAAGGCGCGCCAGTTGCGCTATACGGGCAACATCCTGTTCAGTGATAGACATGTGGGTGGGTACTGGAAAATAAGTAATAAAAAAAAGCGGAAATCTGTCAGTTAAGGACAGTTTGGCACTTTTACAGCAAATGCGGGGGTTACAGAACTTAACTGACCATTAAAACAGTCCTAATGTAGTGCAATTATAAGTTATCATTGATCGTTTTCTTTCCAGGTATTTTTGAATTCGTTGCCTGGTTCTTGTGCCTGTCGTTTTACGCTTGAGTTCCGCGCCGAATTTACCTGTCTTTTCCCCCAAACACTTTACACTTTGCGCGCCCATGTTCGGATTCCTACGCAGTTACTTTTCCAGCGATATGGCAATCGACCTCGGTACGGCCAATACCCTTATTTATGTACGCGGCAAGGGTATCGTACTGGATGAACCGTCCGTTGTAGCCATCCGCCATGAAGGTGGACCTAATGGTAAAAAAATCATTCAGGCCGTTGGGCAGGAGGCCAAGCAAATGCTGGGTCGGGTGCCTGGCAATATTGAAGCCATCCGGCCCATGAAGGATGGTGTGATCGCGGACTTTACTGTGACCGAGCAAATGCTCAAGCAGTTTATCCGCATGGTTCACCCCCGCAGCATGTTTGCCCCCAGCCCACGTATTATCGTGTGTGTGCCTTGTGGCTCTACCCAGGTAGAACGCCGCGCCATCAAAGAATCTGCATTAGGCGCGGGCGCCAGCAAGGTCTACCTGATTGAAGAGCCCATGGCGGCAGCAATCGGTGCCGGTCTGGCCGTGTCCGATGCCAGTGGTTCCATGGTCGTGGATATTGGTGGTGGTACTACCGAAGTGGCCGTGATCTCTTTAGGCGGCATGGTCTATAAAGGATCGGTGCGCGTTGGTGGCGACAAGTTCGACGAAGCCATTATTAATTACATCCGTCGCAATTACGGCATGCTGATCGGTGAGCCCACCGCTGAATTGATCAAAAAAGAGATTGGCTCCGCATTTCCTGGCACTGAAATTCGTGAAATTGAAGTCAAGGGTCGCAATTTGTCCGAAGGGGTGCCACGTAGTTTCACGGTTTCGTCCAACGAGATCCTGGAATCGCTGACCGATCCCTTGAATCAGATCGTCTCTGCGGTTAAAACCGCTCTGGAACAAACTCCTCCTGAACTGGGTGCGGATATCACCGACAAGGGCATTGTCCTGACCGGGGGTGGTGCGCTGGTTCATGATCTGGACCGTCTATTGCAAGAAGAGACCGGTTTGCCCGTTGTGGTGGCCGAAGATCCTCTGACGTGCGTGGTACGGGGTTGCGGCGAGGCTCTGGAGCATTTGGAGCGTCTGGAGTCCGTATTCATTTACGATTGATCCTTGCTTGGCCCCTACGGCAATGCCTGTTCGTTGGGACAAGTGATCGAGTGTTTGAGTAATGCGAGAACAAGGCTCCATCCGGCTATTTAGGCGTGGCTCATCTGCTGAGCTGCGTTTGGCCGCTCTTTTGGTGCTGACAGTGGGCCTGTTGATCACTGATGCTCGTTACTCTGTGCTTGAGCCTGTACGTCAGGCGATTGCCACCGTGCTCTACCCCTTTCAGCGCGTCATGCTCGCGCCGCGTGATCTGGTTACGTATTTCAGTAGCTGGACGGATGCGGCCTCGACCGCCCGTTCTGAAAAAGAGGCCTTGCAACGCCAGCGCATCGAGCTGGCTCAGCTCTCTACCCATGCCGCTCAGCTTTCTGCTGAAAACGAACAATTGCGTCGTTTGTTGCAAGTGGCCGATACCGTCACCCAGCCCTCGGTAGCGGTTGAAGTTCTGTACGAACCGCCCAATGGGTATGCGCGTCACCTGATTTTCAACAAGGGCTCGGCAAGTGGCATTCGTCCCGGTATGCCCGTTATTGACGAAGGCGGGGTTGTGGGGCAGGTGGTGCGTGTCACGCGTTTTACCTCGGAGGCCGCGCTCATTACCGACGACAAAGTCTCGGTGCCGGTGCAGGTGCTACGTAATGGCCTGCGTTTGATTGCCTTTGGTGGCAACCCCGGTGGCAAGGTAGAGGTGCGTTTTCTGACCAGTGACGTGGATCTGGAGCCAGACGATACCTTGATCACGAGTGGTATCGGCGGCTTGTTCCCCGCTGGTTTGCCGGTCGGGACGGTCAGCAGTATCGAGCGCGATGATGCCTCCGGTTTTGCGCTGGCTTTGGTGACGCCTTTATCGCACCCCGAGCGTTACCGTCATTTTCTCATTTTGCTGGTGCCCGAGAGCGAACGCTCTCTTGAACAGGACGATGCTGATGACGCGACACGCTGAGTCCTCGGACACCCCTAGCCGCAAAGTCCGGTCTTCATCTCTAGGCAGTTTGCAGCCTATTGATAGCAGCCCGTTTTCGCGTGCTTCCAGCCCGTGGCTGGTGTGGGGCTCAATTCTTTTGATGTGGCTGGGGTCCATGTTGCCCTGGCGCCTGCTGCCCTTTGCGCCGGACCTGTTGATGCTGGTACTGGGCTTTTGGGCCGTGCATGAGCCACGCCGTGTTCCCATG
Protein-coding sequences here:
- the gatA gene encoding Asp-tRNA(Asn)/Glu-tRNA(Gln) amidotransferase subunit GatA, coding for MSFTPEFATIAALRLALQNKTVSARELAQQALDNSARQKELNAFVQQDAALTLAQADAADALIAQGKAGPLTGIPIAHKDLFVTKDWQTTACSKMLKGYVSPFDATVVTKLQAAGAVSLGKLNCDEFAMGSRNESSVFGPVRNPWDHTMVPGGSSGGSAAAVAAGLVAGASATDTGGSIRQPAALCGVSGIKPTYGTISRFGIIAYGSSLDQAGPIARNARDLLDLLETMCGFDPQDATSLEFCDDQPNNGARIRQQFEQQQSQQEAQGSQPLKGLRIGVPAQFFGPGLDPVVADAIEAALKTYESLGAERVTVQLPLTELSVPTYYVISPAEASTNLSRFDGVRFGHRASQYTDLNSMISRSRSEGFGPEVVRRILVGTYVLSHGYYDAYYLQAQRVRRMIVDDFQKAFEQCDLILGPVTPALGRKLGATIEDPTTDWLGDVYTLGVSLAGLPAMSIPCGFSNDERPLPIGLQIIGNYFREGQLLAFADRFQQVTDWHQRQPGQQ
- a CDS encoding LysR family transcriptional regulator, with product MDTIQSLRVFREIVVAGSFAAAAQRLDMSAPMVSKHLANLEKQLGTRLLHRSSRRLSLTELGQTYFDYCLQALDTLERGQQALSGSGHQPQGALRVTAPVWFANRKVAQLLHDYQTRFPEVTLDMSLSNHKVDLVAEGFDLALRVMREPAPHQIARLICPMPFHLVASPAFVAQHGMPRNCAEVMRLPAISPSYLQQPSFELLGPDGPESLRLNPFMRSDNTNLTYYSALGGAGLAYLPQWLVMDDLNSGRLVRLLPDYTEERQQLHAVYASRRYLTPKVRSFIDFLLEELAEPAK
- a CDS encoding rod shape-determining protein, whose translation is MFGFLRSYFSSDMAIDLGTANTLIYVRGKGIVLDEPSVVAIRHEGGPNGKKIIQAVGQEAKQMLGRVPGNIEAIRPMKDGVIADFTVTEQMLKQFIRMVHPRSMFAPSPRIIVCVPCGSTQVERRAIKESALGAGASKVYLIEEPMAAAIGAGLAVSDASGSMVVDIGGGTTEVAVISLGGMVYKGSVRVGGDKFDEAIINYIRRNYGMLIGEPTAELIKKEIGSAFPGTEIREIEVKGRNLSEGVPRSFTVSSNEILESLTDPLNQIVSAVKTALEQTPPELGADITDKGIVLTGGGALVHDLDRLLQEETGLPVVVAEDPLTCVVRGCGEALEHLERLESVFIYD
- the gatB gene encoding Asp-tRNA(Asn)/Glu-tRNA(Gln) amidotransferase subunit GatB gives rise to the protein MEWEIVIGLETHTQLSTESKIFSSSSTRFGALPNTQANEVDMALPGALPVFNRGAAERAIRLGLAVGGHIAPRSVFERKNYFYPDLPKNYQISQMEIPVVSGGTVSFMLDGEEKTINLTRAHLEEDAGKSLHENFRGPYGESSTGIDLNRAGTPLLEIVSEPEMRSAAEAVGYARALHSLVVWLGICDGNMQEGSFRVDANVSVRPKGQKEFGTRCELKNINSFRFLERAIQYEARRQIELIEDGGKVIQETRLYDSDRDETRSMRSKEDAHDYRYFPDPDLPPLFISEEWIEQVRQNMPELPAQKQARFEQEFELSRYDASQLTVDRATSDFFEAILQAGSSANAKLAANWVLGELSAALNREEISIEQSKVSPAQLAQLIARIADGTISNKIARDVFAAQWDGELNGDVDAIIDARGLKQINDVGAIEAMVDEVLAANPSIVEQHRAGKPKAFNALVGQVMKVAKGKANPQQINEMLKQKLDA
- the gatC gene encoding Asp-tRNA(Asn)/Glu-tRNA(Gln) amidotransferase subunit GatC; translated protein: MSITEQDVARIAQLARLDLSAEQASQVEHDLTRILGLIQTLQTVDTQGVEPMAHPLSARQQISLRLREDKALPCGTVESRQAMMRNAPAEQDGLFLVPTVIE
- the pyrE gene encoding orotate phosphoribosyltransferase, which translates into the protein MSATNDNRRNFVRFSLEQGVLRFGEFKVKSGRLSPYFFNAGLFNTGRSVGQLARFYAQALLDSGVSFDMLFGPAYKGIPLAAATSIALAEHPQIGDRDVPFAFNRKEAKDHGEGGTLVGAPLQGKVVIIDDVITAGTSVRESMQIIKAAGAEPAAVLIALDRMERAGNDQELSAHSAVQEVEQTYGIPVISIASLADIMAVLADDTTLAAHAPQVKAYRDRYGV
- the mreC gene encoding rod shape-determining protein MreC, with protein sequence MREQGSIRLFRRGSSAELRLAALLVLTVGLLITDARYSVLEPVRQAIATVLYPFQRVMLAPRDLVTYFSSWTDAASTARSEKEALQRQRIELAQLSTHAAQLSAENEQLRRLLQVADTVTQPSVAVEVLYEPPNGYARHLIFNKGSASGIRPGMPVIDEGGVVGQVVRVTRFTSEAALITDDKVSVPVQVLRNGLRLIAFGGNPGGKVEVRFLTSDVDLEPDDTLITSGIGGLFPAGLPVGTVSSIERDDASGFALALVTPLSHPERYRHFLILLVPESERSLEQDDADDATR